In a genomic window of Neoarius graeffei isolate fNeoGra1 chromosome 13, fNeoGra1.pri, whole genome shotgun sequence:
- the LOC132896480 gene encoding uncharacterized protein LOC132896480 isoform X1 has product MIPLGDIIHKHWISFHCYADDTQLYVSAKPDKRHQLNRIKECVKDIRHWMLINFLLLNSDKTEVLVLGPHAARSKFSDYTVTLDGLSVSSHAAVKDLGVIIDPSLSFKTHIDNITQIAFFHLRKIAKIRNLMSLHDAEKLVHAFVTSRLDYCNALLSRCSNKCINKLQLVQNAAAKVLTRTRKYDHITPVLSTLHWLPIKFCIDYKVLLLTFKTLNGLAPQYLSELLLLYDPPRLLSRPGQKIDAVLKSSGHVKSIHFLRNSSFTVYLFIYLSTVYVSLMFYSPRRRHIIFYIRQCTILCRSCFQDHGARMSFLYSPIHCPDINFQAASPQRTHFYIRQRTLEAFRTRPAVSLVQTNMASEDDEKERLLPKIGTTTSVIWNWYRFAETDEKQTTPLCKVCLKPVVVTCSSTTNLFQHLKRKHPAEWEKCCVLRKESIPSRTSTAKSTSAKQSTLPQSFSSCVPYEKSGARWKAITDAITYFIATDMLPIYSVEKRGFQHMLKVLDARYNVPSRKYFSGVALPQLYNLTRQKVLSELQGIDFYAATTDLWSS; this is encoded by the coding sequence atgatacctctgggtgatattattcataaacattggattagtttccactgttatgctgatgacacacagttgtatgtttctgcaaaacctgataagagacaccagcttaatagaatcaaggaatgtgtaaaggacattagacactggatgcttattaatttccttctgcttaactctgacaagactgaagtacttgtactaggaccacatgcagctagaagtaagttttctgattacacagtaactctggatggcctttcggtttcttcacatgcagcagtaaaagacctcggagtgattattgaccccagtctttcattcaaaactcacattgataacattacccagatagctttctttcatctcagaaagattgctaagataagaaatttaatgtcactacatgacgcggaaaaactagttcatgcttttgttacctccaggttggattattgtaatgccttactgtctagatgttccaataagtgcataaacaagctccagttagttcaaaatgcagcagcaaaagtccttactagaactagaaaatatgaccacatcacccctgtcttgtccacactgcattggctcccaatcaaattttgtattgattataaagtactactattgacctttaaaacattgaatggtctcgcaccacagtacctgagtgaacttctgctcctctatgacccgccacgcctacttagtagGCCTGGGCAAAAAATCGATGCGGTTTTAAAATCGAGTGGGCACGTGAAATCGATTCATTTTTTAAGAAACTCGAGTTTtacggtttatttatttatttatttatccactgTCTATGTGTCGCTCATGTTTTATAGCCCACGGCGCAGGCATATCATTTTTTACATTCGCCAATGCACTATCCTTTGTCGTTCATGTTTCCAAGACCATGGTGCACGCATGTCATTTTTATATTCACCAATCCACTGTCCCGACATCAATTTCCAGGCCGCAAGCCCGCAGCGCACGCATTTTTACATTCGCCAAAGAACCCTCGAGGCTTTCCGTACACGTCCTGCAGTTTCTCTAGTTCAAACAAACATGGCGAGTGAAGACGATGAGAAAGAGAGGCTCCTGCCCAAAATAGGCACAACTACATCAGTAATCTGGAACTGGTACCGCTTTGCTGAAACAGATGAAAAGCAAACAACACCGCTTTGCAAAGTGTGTCTGAAACCAGTTGTCGTTACCTGCAGCAGCACGACAAATCTGTTTCAACACTTGAAACGAAAACATCCCGCCGAATGGGAGAAATGCTGCGTTCTACGGAAAGAAAGCATTCCTAGCCGTACTTCCACTGCTAAGTCAACATCTGCCAAACAATCCACTCTACCGCAAAGCTTTTCAAGCTGTGTCCCGTACGAGAAGAGTGGGGCAAGATGGAAAGCTATTACGGATGCAATTACATACTTCATAGCCACCGACATGCTTCCGATTTATTCAGTAGAGAAGAGGGGGTTTCAGCATATGCTAAAGGTTCTGGATGCTCGGTACAACGTTCCTAGCCGCAAGTACTTTTCGGGTGTTGCGCTTCCTCAACTGTACAATCTTACTCGACAGAAGGTGTTAAGCGAGTTGCAAGGAATTGATTTTTATGCTGCCACTACGGACTTGTGGTCTAGTTGA
- the LOC132896480 gene encoding zinc finger BED domain-containing protein 4-like isoform X2 has translation MQPYMSLTVHYVNESWKIQSVCLQTSYFPQDHTGESIALELKDALSSWSLPEERLTCITTDSGSNVIKAMKDNNWPNLKCFGHRLHNAIVNGVKDDKTDRALGLCRKAVSAFSYSWKKRRDMAELQTELGLPPHQLITESPTRWGSRQKMIERFLEQEKAITRILAGDKKTRHLIPTWQDLEVLEAINKAIQPLQEFTDALSGESYVSVSCIKPVLHLFRTNLLQAQEGGLPLTTTIKRNILSYLEDKYSDPENDELLDMASMMDPRFRTTYITPGKLDKIKESAINELADLCLDERPTEQPLEKSSPKKKNLAAFFKKAAPAAGSQSYKSEKDRIEAELTSYLLGPEVDPDTDPLDWWKRHEPNFSRLSRLARKYLAIPATSAPSERVFSVGGGIVTCNRACLKPDVVDRLIFLAKNV, from the exons ATGCAGCCGTACATGAGCCTTACGGTTCACTACGTCAACGAAAGTTGGAAAATTCAAAGTGTGTGTCTACAAACCTCATACTTCCCGCAGGATCATACAGGCGAAAGCATAGCTCTCGAGTTAAAAGACGCACTCAGCAGCTGGAGCCTTCCCGAGGAGCGACTGACCTGCATCACAACCGACAGCGGCTCCAACGTAATTAAAGCCATGAAAGACAACAACTGGCCTAACCTGAAATGCTTTGGGCATCGACTCCATAATGCCATAG TGAATGGTGTTAAAGATGATAAAACAGATCGTGCCCTAGGACTGTGCCGAAAGGCAGTTTCTGCCTTTTCGTACAGTTGGAAGAAACGAAGGGACATGGCTGAACTGCAAACTGAGCTTGGCCTTCCTCCTCATCAGCTGATAACAGAGTCCCCAACCAGATGGGGTTCGCGTCAAAAAATGATAGAACGCTTTTTGGAACAAGAGAAGGCCATAACCCGCATACTAGCGGGTGACAAGAAAACACGCCATCTCATTCCAACGTGGCAGGATCTTGAGGTGCTAGAAGCCATAAACAAAGCCATACAGCCCCTCCAAGAATTCACAGATGCGTTATCAGGGGAGTCATATGTGAGTGTGTCCTGTATCAAACCCGTACTACATCTCTTCCGAACCAACCTCCTGCAGGCACAAGAGGGTGGCCTACCCCTCACCACTACAATCAAGAGGAACATTCTCAGCTACTTGGAAGACAAGTACAGCGATCCAGAGAATGATGAACTCTTAGACATGGCATCAATGATGGACCCAAGATTCCGCACCACCTACATCACCCCTGGAAAATTGGACAAAATCAAGGAGAGCGCCATAAATGAGCTTGCGGATCTTTGCCTGGATGAGCGCCCTACTGAGCAACCGCTGGAGAAGAGCTccccaaagaaaaaaaatttagcTGCTTTCTTCAAGAAAGCAGCGCCTGCTGCTGGGTCACAGTCCTACAAGTCAGAAAAGGACAGAATTGAAGCAGAGCTGACATCCTACTTACTGGGTCCTGAGGTGGACCCTGACACTGACCCACTTGATTGGTGGAAGCGGCATGAGCCCAACTTCAGCAGACTCAGTCGCCTGGCCAGAAAATATCTCGCCA